ATGGCCGGATTGGGGATGCGTGTGTGGTTTTTGCAAACTAACGCCAGATTCCATAGATCATCTCTTCTTTGGGTGTCACATCACTGCCaactttgctttcttttgggtggCTAGATGCAACCTCCTTGGCGCAATGGGACCTGGTCTGAGAACTTTCGGTGGGCGATGAAGTTTCTCTCTAGTAAGGATTTCTATCGGTCCATTGCCCGCTTTTCGTTTGGTGCTCTGTCACCATATTTGGAAGTTTAGGAACGATATCCTGTTCAAAGACCATACTTTGGCGGTTCCAACCGTTTAGAATCATCTCATTAAAATTGTTAAGGATAAGGCCTTTGCTTTCAGAAATATCGAGGATAACCAAAGGAACAAAAGACTTTAGCATAACTGGGAGATAGATCCTTGTGTTTCCATAGTCCTTGGAGAGGATCAGAGACTGCTTTTGGAAGGTTCTTGGCACCTAACTTCTCAATCTTAGGATGGTTGTTGTTCGTCTATGGCAGTCACTCATGCCAAGGGGTTCTTTCATAGTTCCTCTTGTTGTAGTGAGTTGTGCAGGCTTTGCATGCCTTTTTCTTGTTTGCCGCTCTTTTATTTAGCGGCCCTCTTGTGCATCCAGCTCTCTTCCATTCACTAGGACTTGTTATCTtattgagtgtaagttttgtaATACCGAATCTTGTGTAAATCATTGATTTAAGCTTAATATATTATtacatttcaccaaaaaaaaaaaaatatcaccaTCGCTATTGCTAAGCACGACAGGACCAACTCGGCAGAGCCAACTCAGCGGACCCCTACTGGAAGCACTCCGCATAGGATGTTGATCTGCAAAATCTCGGAAAAGGGGTCGCCGGCGACAGGGGTGGATCCTCAGTCGATCACGCTATTCTCGCCGAGATCGCCTGCGCTGAAGGTGTATGCGGAAAACACTGCGAAAGCAAAGCGGGAAACAATCTGCAAAGAAGAAGCTTTACCCAGCCCTTACAAAGCCGCCGCCGCGTCTGCCTTGGCTTTCCTCTGCGGGTCATTGTTTCCTCTGTTGCCGGCCATCTTCATCGCTCAAAACACGCTCAAAGTCGCGATTGTCGTGGTGGTTGCCTCCATAGCTCTTGCTCTGTTCGGAGGCATCGGAGCTCATCTCGACGGTTCGTCGGTGAAGGTCCCGGCCACGAGGTTTCTAGTTGGTGGGAGGATTGCCATAGGAATCACCTACGGGTTGCTCAAGCCTTTCGACAAAGACGATGACAAGTAGTTTCAAAGGCAGCCACACCTGTCTCGTCAATTTCTCTCTGTTGACGGCTAGAACTGACAGTTGGTACCCATAAAATCCGTTGCCGCTTTTCCATTCTCTGTCTTCTTCATTGATATGTGACAGATGACATGCATAGATGCACTGCTACTTTTCCATTccgtcttttcttcttcttgtagtTGTACTGCCGCGGACATTGAGACTATAGATTCCATGTCGTAATGTAAAATACGATACAGAAGGAGAAATTCGCACGTATGAAGTTGGATAAGCTTTTGTTTTGCAATACATCTTTTGGTGAATTAAATTTCGAACCAAGACCTCTCCGCAGGCCATCAAGTCCAGTGATCTCATGTCATAAGGTATCGGCATATCTTAATTGTATAAAATATGTCAGTTAAAAAGCATTCCGTGCATGCCCTTGATGCACTTGAAGCATTGATCTTTGGCGAAATAAAAGCTTGatatatctataaaaaaaaaaaaatgtctatatgAGATAAGTCATCTAGTTTTCGTTAACCTTTCATTTGAtgtcttttatttgaattgaacTTTGGCTACATGGGTAAACCTAACTAGTGGTCACTAAACTAACATTTAGGTTCtcaacctgaaaaaaaaaaaaaaaaaaaactaacatttACGTCATCACATTTTGATTTCACTCACTCGGTGGGCTAAACTTTccatctttattattattattattattattattattattattattttttttattattatctacAATTGATGCATTTTAATCGAAATTCAAGCAAGTTTTccatcttaccaaaaaaaaaaaaaaaaaaaaaaaagcagattTTCCATCAAAGCGTTGATGTGCGGTATTAGTGACGTGTATTGAGaagaaatttccctttttccgAGGCttatttccattaaaaaaaaaaaaaaacagctttGGGCCTATCCTATCTTGAATTTTGTCTTGTCTAAAAATATCACTAATTTTCACTCTAGTTCCAGATTTGCCCTATTAAccctttgtccaaaaaattgcctttgattttctgaaaattatggCAATTACTGTTCTTAAGGTGTTGATGAAGATACAGTTTCTAATAATGAACCTCTAATGGCCCTAATGCTAATAATTTTGAAGTTACTGATGGCGATTTTTGAATGGCAGTATAACAAGGGTAGATGTGGGAGTAAAATGACAactagttgatttttttatttaagaaaaaaatcaagaaagaactaagattgaacctaaagttggttttttttttaatagagaattaggcctttttcttttccaggaGTGAGAAACTATTACATGAGTGTAACATATGTAATTATTTACACCAAAATTTAACCAAGTTGTACACATGAGCAAACACATGGCTTAAAGACAAATGGCTATCGACACAAGATATGTGCGCCATTATTGACACCTTTAGAAAAGCATGCCAAGATTGGAGGACTTCGTTCATTGAGTACTTGAGAAATCCTGTCACTagtgataaaaatttcaaaagaaaagtaattaaatatttattagttGGCAATGATTTGTATCGAAAAACTATAGATGGACTATTGTTGAAGTGCTTGGGAAAGCAAGAATCCATGTTAGTGATGGCTGAAGTATATGAAGGAATATGTGGGGCAAATCAAGCTGGGATTAAAATGAAGTGGTTATTATGTTGATATGGCTACTTTTGGCCAACCATCACTCAAGATTGTATTGACTATGCTAGGGGATGTGAAGTATGTCAAAAGCATGGTCTAGCTGGCACATGTGATGAAACCCATTGTTAAACCTTGGCCATTTAGAGGATGGGCAATGGATATAATAGGAAAGATATATCCTCCTTCATCGAAAAAACATAGTTTTACCCTGGTTGCCACAAATTATTTCACGAAGCGGGTTGAGGCAGCCCTATATAAAAACATTACGCAGAAGATAGTAAAGGAGTTCATCGGGAAGCATATTATTTATCGATTTGGCATTCTTGGTCTATAACCACATATCAAGGAAAGGTGTTTACAAGACAAGATAAAAATGATTCATTAATGCCTTATTATGCTCAAGCCAATGGTCAAGCCAAAGCCTTCAATAAATGATTATTGGCCTAATTAAGAGGCATTTGGAGGACAATCCAAGAGATTAGGACTCTTTGTTATCAATAGTGCTAAGGGCTTATTGAACATCTAAAAGATCTACAATTGGAGTTAGTCCATACATGTTAACATATGGCCAAGATGCTATTCTTCCTTTTAAGATCACAGTTTAGTCATTGAGAGTAAAATTGCAAGGTGACTTGGTCAAAGAAGAATATGATGAACTGATGTATACCAACATTGATGAGTTGGGCGAAAGTAGAATAGCCACCCAAGAAAAATTAGTCCATCAGAGAAACAAAGTCAAAACGGCATATGATAAATACATAAAGAAGAAATGGTTCAATAGTGGTGATTTAGTATGGAAACCCATTTGCCAATAAGTATGGACAATGAGAAATTTGACAAGTGATCTACTACTTGGGAAGAACCATATATCGAGCAGAATGACTGTTACCGAACTAGTTGAcagaaaaaaacaattaatcGATGAAGACCAGAGACAACATAGGCTCCCAACAAGCCCATACTCGATGGGGTCAATTGATATGCAGCTAAAGGATAGGGCCTCCTTAATTTTGGCTGCCCCCTATAAGCTCAACATCTctcatttcattattttataccATTTGAAGAAACGTTTGCCGAAAGTGGAATATGAGTTGAAATGGGAGTTGGGTGATGACGAAGCATGCATGCAAATGTGCAACTGGTTGATGAGTAGTACTTCTTTATAATGGCATGAAATATGTTCAGTAAATATGTATGGCGGAGATATTGACTTGAAGTATGGACCTAGGGTGACACGATGAGTTTCAAGGTCACAGTCCATGAATGAGAGGGAAAGCTGCCCTTGAGTTTCACATAGCTGAAGGCTTTTGAAGCAATGTAAACATGAAGCAGCTTGGACATTGATGAGCGGAGGAAAGGAATTTGCCATTGTGACTAGGTGAGTTGCAATTTCCTGAGCATAGAAGTCAACTATTAATAGGCCCCATCAACTAACTGACTAACTCCACTAAGGAGGAGTTTGTGCAAATGTGGGGACGGAGAATTAGGATCCTGCATAAACCCCATTACAGATTGGcacaaaatcttaaatttacacaaagataaaaaaaatcaaaagggtTCTTTTCATTTAGAAGTCTATTGCTTGGGGCACAAGAGGGATTTCACACCATGTTGAAGGGAAAGCATTTTTAAATCAAGCTCGCCAAACCAGGAAATATGATCATTCTTGAGACGGCGAGGCTGCAACTATTGATCTACTAGGCGGAAGTGACGACGAGGCTGTAGCTTTTGATCTACTGCGTGGAAGTGTTCTTTTCTCTTCAAGTCTTTGAGCAAAGACACATGATGGCCTAGCATTTCTTCAAACTCTACTTGCTGACCAAGCTTGATTTCTTGTCTTTTACGAACGTCTTCAATTGCCCTTGTAAGacatgcttcttcttcattgaggtCAGCTATTTCGCCTATGATGACCTGTAAAGACCCACGGTTATCCACCACATGTTGGCCGGCTTCCTTTAAGGCACTATTAGGGTCTCGATGGCTTTCTTCAGAAGGAGTCATCTTCTCTATCTAATCAAGATGGAAACAATATTTGTCGAAGATATTGTGATAGTCATcgaaaaaatttctaaactgTTCTCTGAGCTCTGGAGGAAAGGCGGCACCAATCTCATCTTTTTCATCACGGAATTGGCTTATTAAAAGATGGAGTTGATGAAAAATGATCTGGTCGTGCATCACCCTACAAATTCCCCTAGTGGAAAGGTCCAGAAATCATGCCAGCTTGATCTTCTTCATGTCACTATTAATTGGAATAGGGATACGCCAAGGGGTTAGGTCATAGGGATCTAGAGCCAGTATGTCAGTAGCTTCATCCATTGTGTGCATCGCCCTAGCAACAAACACAGGAGAAGAGTTATCTGCTTCAGGCTGTGTTGGAGGAGTCGATGAAGACGACATCGATGAAGTCCTAATGAGAGGAATAGCAGATATGGGAGAAGGCATCGCTGGTGACATGAAATTGGTCAATAAAGTGGGCATTGTCGAAGTCActggaaaggaagaagaaagaggaaactGAGACCCAGTTAGAGTTGAACAACTAATAAAGACAAGTAAAGAGAAGTACCGGTTTTTAAGATTGTTGTCTGCCCAGTTGGAGCaaggtgtcacgccccgatcctcgggcacgcacccatccctcacttTGGTCAATTAATAGCGATGTCTCAAGACGTATCGCCGaacctttcattttaatacgtatgcggaagcagataaaataatccccagacaataaaataatgggatagaaaagtagagcTATATCTTTCATAACTGAAaaaccacaaccacacttttatacaaggtAAACCTCATAGTGTATATTACAATACCATTAACAAGAGTATGATATATCTCATAACAGTTCACATTCAACGTTTGCAAAATGGGATGAGGTTTCAGTCCTCATTCGAGTCATACTCTGGATCATCCTCGGGATCCTTCTCGGACCCCTCCTCCAGTTCCTCATCAGAGTCCTCCTCTTtgggttcctcctcctcaggtttcTCCTCCGGATTTTCTTCTAGGTACACCTCTTCTTGTTCGACATTTCCTTCTTCCATGCTCCAACTGGAGTCTACTGCTGATTGCTTGGGAGAGTCGATTTCACTCTCGAGCTTAGGGTCTTTAGCATCGGTCACCACTCCGTCCTTAGGATCCGCAGTCCTTTCCCCGAACGCTTTCTCTAAAACAAACAGAGGTACATCACCTTCTAGCATGGGACCCTCCCTTCGCCCATCATGATATTCACGATACCATGATCGATACTCGTGGGGCCTCGGGTCAACTCTACCCACGTCTACCCAGATAGTCGACTTAACCAGAACGTACTTTAGTCCTTCTAGGTGAGGATGTATTGGGAAGTGAGTTTCTATCTCGATGACTTCTTCGGGTATACCAAAATGCGTGGAAGaacgaggaggtggaggtgctgccatctagggacctgaaatgttgtcctacAACCGaaatgagactacgtctcagcaagttctacctcttaagactcgattaggaagccaatacactctagaggctacctaagcacaacacgagttaGAGAACTTACCTTAgcttcaattccttcctgcaaatcagtatatatcaaatatacaagAACCACATCAATTCACAGCATTAGATAAAATCATtaatcaatcgacttagtcgattacatatcaaaTAGACCATTCCCGGTCATTTTAATTTATACTATTCATTTTCCCATACGGT
Above is a window of Eucalyptus grandis isolate ANBG69807.140 chromosome 9, ASM1654582v1, whole genome shotgun sequence DNA encoding:
- the LOC104420743 gene encoding vacuolar iron transporter homolog 5, translated to MLICKISEKGSPATGVDPQSITLFSPRSPALKVYAENTAKAKRETICKEEALPSPYKAAAASALAFLCGSLFPLLPAIFIAQNTLKVAIVVVVASIALALFGGIGAHLDGSSVKVPATRFLVGGRIAIGITYGLLKPFDKDDDK